From Cohaesibacter gelatinilyticus, the proteins below share one genomic window:
- a CDS encoding PLP-dependent aminotransferase family protein, giving the protein MKTYVTIADTVAARIQSGDLRVGEKLPSQRIFAYDNGIASSTAGRVYAELVKRGLITGEVGRGSYVLAPPTPKDISAVLEARSDMPLDLETSFPIIENQSKLMAPALQELSRPDALDGAMRPARSRGNNELQNHGNIASQYLGYDDWKPDASSILFTGSGRQAIGTAITALVPVGGRLGVEAFTYPILKGFAANLGRDLVPVAMDDEGLMPDAVRHAHQSRSIDAVYVQPSLHNPTGRTMSLLRRQQIAKVAREFDLPTIEDQVYRFLMKDKLPPIARFAPDQIILLDSLSKRLAPGLSVGFLAAAKHHAAKLSVVMSQCGWAAPTFAIEATTRWISDGIIEQLDKLKQAEIAKRWVIAHAILDPYLETPSTQACHLWLQLPKHWQCDNFVTAAAIQGIAIAPGTAFAVQRPSNHVRISLVSVSQDNLKVALGKLRAILDEGS; this is encoded by the coding sequence ATGAAAACCTATGTGACCATCGCCGATACCGTAGCTGCACGTATCCAGTCAGGAGATCTGCGTGTGGGTGAGAAGCTGCCTTCTCAGCGCATTTTTGCTTATGACAATGGTATCGCCAGCTCCACAGCCGGGCGTGTCTATGCGGAGCTGGTCAAACGCGGATTGATTACTGGCGAAGTGGGCCGAGGCAGCTATGTACTGGCTCCACCCACTCCAAAAGATATCTCGGCTGTATTGGAAGCGAGAAGCGACATGCCTCTGGATCTGGAAACCAGCTTCCCGATTATCGAGAACCAATCCAAATTGATGGCACCCGCATTGCAAGAGCTCAGCCGCCCCGACGCACTGGATGGCGCCATGCGGCCAGCTCGAAGCCGGGGTAACAACGAACTGCAGAACCATGGAAATATCGCCAGCCAATATCTGGGATATGATGACTGGAAACCCGACGCCAGTTCAATTCTCTTCACCGGAAGTGGACGACAGGCAATCGGAACAGCCATCACGGCTTTGGTACCTGTCGGTGGACGGCTGGGAGTTGAGGCTTTCACCTATCCTATTCTCAAAGGCTTTGCCGCCAATCTGGGGAGAGATCTGGTTCCTGTCGCCATGGATGATGAGGGACTCATGCCTGACGCTGTTCGCCATGCTCATCAATCCCGATCCATCGATGCCGTCTATGTCCAACCCAGTCTGCACAATCCCACGGGACGCACCATGAGCTTGCTTCGGCGTCAACAGATTGCGAAAGTCGCAAGAGAATTCGATCTACCAACAATTGAAGATCAGGTCTATCGCTTTCTGATGAAAGACAAACTTCCACCAATAGCCAGGTTTGCACCAGATCAGATAATCTTGCTCGACAGCCTCTCCAAGCGCCTTGCCCCAGGTCTGTCCGTTGGTTTTTTGGCCGCAGCAAAACACCATGCAGCCAAGCTTTCAGTTGTCATGAGCCAATGTGGCTGGGCCGCTCCCACCTTTGCCATAGAGGCAACCACAAGATGGATATCCGATGGTATAATCGAACAACTGGATAAGCTGAAACAGGCTGAAATTGCCAAGCGATGGGTCATTGCTCATGCCATTCTTGACCCTTATTTGGAAACCCCAAGCACCCAAGCCTGCCATCTATGGCTGCAACTACCCAAGCATTGGCAGTGCGATAATTTTGTTACCGCTGCCGCCATTCAAGGCATCGCCATCGCCCCCGGCACCGCCTTTGCTGTTCAACGTCCATCCAACCATGTAAGGATCTCGTTGGTTTCGGTCTCACAAGACAATCTGAAAGTCGCACTCGGCAAGTTGCGTGCGATTTTGGACGAAGGCAGTTGA
- a CDS encoding TetR/AcrR family transcriptional regulator, which yields MPRPKSYERKDAIEKACHAFWEHGFQALGVRELEQLTGINQFAIRSEFGGKEGLYLEALHYYGDAAIKAKMFPMKDGDIKDIIDFMEGLVTPGSMTSSAHGCLIVNTGIENARIKSSRLEEAVNAYWDTLEAHFRQALDNEYARRNKTANFIPADLAPALVSAVMGIHARNRAQRDQTAGRALVTVICSMLSDLRTEP from the coding sequence ATGCCAAGACCAAAATCATATGAGCGCAAAGACGCCATCGAAAAAGCCTGTCATGCATTTTGGGAGCATGGCTTTCAGGCACTGGGCGTCCGGGAGCTGGAACAACTGACGGGTATCAACCAATTCGCCATTCGATCCGAATTTGGCGGCAAGGAAGGCCTCTATCTGGAAGCTTTGCATTATTATGGTGATGCGGCCATCAAGGCAAAGATGTTCCCCATGAAAGACGGCGATATCAAAGATATCATTGACTTCATGGAAGGTTTGGTCACACCAGGATCCATGACCTCCAGCGCGCATGGTTGTCTCATCGTCAATACCGGCATCGAAAATGCCCGCATCAAAAGTTCCCGTCTGGAAGAAGCCGTAAATGCCTATTGGGACACATTGGAAGCACATTTTCGACAAGCATTGGATAATGAATATGCAAGACGGAACAAAACAGCAAACTTCATACCCGCAGATCTGGCACCAGCGTTGGTGTCTGCAGTCATGGGCATCCATGCTCGCAACCGGGCACAGCGGGATCAAACCGCAGGCCGGGCCCTTGTCACTGTCATATGCAGCATGCTTTCGGACTTGAGGACAGAGCCATGA
- a CDS encoding LysR substrate-binding domain-containing protein, with amino-acid sequence MVIRIQDLYTFHVVARAGTMQEAAHELGVTPGAISQRIRAIEERHGFRLFTRSKNGIMLTEAGRALHSDLHDAFSRIEHANGKHFTNRENIVRVSATTMFAHSLLVNSIGRFSDTHPAIKVSVEAEDRVVDLRSEPIDLAIRHGLGKEPGLRSDWLCSPELVLAASPLLLEKYGPIDSPHDCLKFTLLPDTTGKDWSIWFEAHGIDATNATYGTKYGNGFLTAKAASDGQGLALLNDVCVEESLATGQLIRVLDTTWPTAFAYYAVTLEETFQRPSVSTLINWLKKDLG; translated from the coding sequence ATGGTTATTCGTATACAGGATCTCTACACATTCCATGTTGTCGCCCGGGCCGGCACAATGCAGGAAGCTGCGCATGAACTTGGCGTCACTCCGGGTGCAATAAGTCAGAGGATACGCGCTATCGAGGAGCGCCATGGTTTCAGGCTCTTTACCCGTAGCAAGAACGGTATCATGCTGACAGAAGCAGGACGAGCCCTTCACTCAGATCTTCATGACGCCTTCTCACGGATCGAACATGCGAATGGAAAGCACTTCACAAATCGGGAAAATATTGTTCGTGTCAGCGCAACTACAATGTTTGCCCATTCACTACTCGTCAATTCCATAGGGCGTTTTTCAGATACCCATCCAGCAATCAAGGTATCAGTTGAGGCAGAAGACCGCGTGGTTGATCTCCGATCCGAACCAATTGATCTGGCAATCCGCCACGGACTGGGTAAAGAACCTGGCCTGCGCTCGGACTGGCTTTGCTCACCAGAACTGGTTTTGGCCGCCAGTCCTTTATTGCTCGAAAAATACGGCCCAATCGATAGCCCGCACGATTGCCTCAAATTCACTTTGCTCCCTGATACGACCGGAAAAGACTGGTCAATATGGTTTGAAGCCCATGGAATAGATGCAACGAATGCAACCTATGGGACAAAATATGGCAATGGCTTTCTAACCGCAAAAGCAGCTTCAGACGGTCAAGGTCTCGCCTTGCTCAATGATGTCTGTGTTGAGGAATCCTTGGCCACGGGGCAATTGATCCGTGTATTGGATACGACTTGGCCGACAGCTTTTGCTTACTATGCTGTCACGCTGGAGGAGACATTTCAAAGGCCGTCTGTGTCCACGCTCATAAACTGGCTTAAAAAGGATCTGGGCTAA
- a CDS encoding MFS transporter: MSKNIIQSSRQNWTVVLFGFLALSLAFSGRAALGLIMPVWQIEFGWSSSYISGVGAMALVVMAIVAPFAGRLVDRLGSQFTLNLGMGLLGVGCAIVALMNGKLMFVIGFSGFSAMGFGIIATHVVATAVTRSFSTNQGLATGIGTSGATGGQFLIVPLIAALLTFASWRWSFGALSLGCLALIPCIRMSMRPDAPQDGENRLGDDASTLWQDLVAIVRKPAFHLLFWSFLICGFTTTGVIETHLLPFASFCGFPPIPSATAYGLLSLVNLVGMIAAGWLTDRVNRPMLLAAIYMLRALTFVLLASLPGMSIEMLFLFAILFGAVDYSTVPVTASLVASHIGIKMMGLAMGLISAGHAIGGALGAFAGGYVFTTTASYNLVWIGSIWLAVGAGLLVLLIRPYTHK, encoded by the coding sequence ATGTCGAAAAACATCATTCAATCATCGCGCCAAAACTGGACCGTCGTTCTTTTTGGATTTTTGGCATTGTCATTGGCATTTTCAGGTCGTGCCGCCCTTGGATTGATCATGCCTGTCTGGCAAATCGAGTTTGGCTGGAGCAGTAGCTATATCTCCGGGGTGGGAGCGATGGCTCTTGTTGTTATGGCCATTGTTGCTCCGTTTGCAGGACGTCTCGTGGATCGTCTCGGGTCGCAATTCACGCTCAATCTCGGCATGGGGTTGCTTGGTGTGGGGTGTGCAATTGTTGCTTTGATGAATGGCAAGCTCATGTTTGTCATAGGATTTTCCGGTTTCAGTGCCATGGGGTTCGGGATCATTGCCACCCATGTTGTTGCAACTGCCGTCACCCGCAGCTTCTCTACAAACCAGGGATTGGCGACCGGTATCGGGACATCGGGCGCAACGGGAGGGCAGTTTTTAATTGTTCCATTGATTGCTGCTTTGTTGACCTTTGCAAGCTGGCGTTGGAGCTTTGGTGCGCTATCCCTTGGCTGTCTCGCTCTGATCCCTTGTATCCGAATGAGTATGCGACCAGATGCTCCTCAAGATGGTGAGAACAGACTGGGCGATGATGCCTCTACCTTATGGCAGGATCTTGTAGCAATTGTTCGTAAACCGGCGTTTCACTTGCTTTTCTGGAGTTTTCTGATCTGTGGTTTTACCACGACAGGGGTGATTGAAACCCATTTGCTACCGTTCGCTTCGTTCTGCGGATTTCCTCCGATACCAAGTGCGACAGCCTATGGACTTTTATCTCTGGTCAATCTTGTCGGGATGATCGCTGCCGGATGGCTCACGGATCGGGTCAATCGACCAATGCTTTTGGCAGCGATCTATATGTTACGTGCGCTGACATTTGTCCTGCTTGCCAGTCTTCCTGGTATGTCCATTGAGATGCTGTTCTTGTTCGCCATTCTTTTTGGGGCGGTGGACTATTCGACTGTACCTGTGACAGCCAGTTTGGTTGCAAGCCACATTGGAATTAAAATGATGGGTCTGGCGATGGGTTTGATCTCGGCCGGACATGCTATCGGCGGTGCATTGGGCGCTTTTGCTGGTGGTTATGTCTTTACTACAACTGCGAGTTACAATCTGGTGTGGATCGGCTCTATCTGGCTGGCCGTTGGGGCAGGATTGTTAGTGTTGTTGATTAGGCCGTATACTCATAAATGA
- a CDS encoding RidA family protein has product MKMRDVISLGEEQVNYEAYGYSPAVRSGGFLFVSGQVGANGEGAAISDPVSQFRQAFANLGGVLEAAGCDFDDIVDITSFHVDMYTHFDVFAAVKQEIFPSRPFPNWTAIGVVNLADPDLLLEIKAIAKLP; this is encoded by the coding sequence ATGAAGATGCGAGATGTGATCTCATTGGGAGAAGAGCAGGTAAATTACGAGGCTTATGGATATTCACCAGCGGTTCGAAGCGGGGGATTCTTGTTCGTATCCGGGCAGGTCGGGGCCAATGGAGAAGGTGCTGCGATAAGTGATCCTGTCTCACAATTCAGACAGGCTTTTGCCAATCTGGGTGGTGTTTTGGAGGCGGCGGGATGTGATTTTGATGATATTGTCGATATCACAAGCTTTCATGTCGATATGTACACTCACTTTGATGTCTTTGCAGCGGTGAAACAGGAGATTTTCCCATCCAGACCGTTTCCGAACTGGACGGCAATCGGGGTTGTCAATCTGGCCGATCCAGATCTGTTGTTGGAAATCAAAGCCATTGCCAAGCTGCCCTGA
- a CDS encoding DHCW motif cupin fold protein has protein sequence MHIPSLPFTVTDWDAMPRSEHPGETGHAIWRTIENGDIRMRLVDYSPGYLADHWCDRGHILYVLEGELFSELKDGREIRMTAGMSYMVSDYGDVAHRSRTSTGVRLLIVD, from the coding sequence ATGCATATTCCCTCTCTTCCCTTTACCGTGACCGACTGGGATGCCATGCCGAGAAGCGAGCATCCCGGAGAAACCGGGCATGCAATCTGGCGCACCATAGAAAATGGTGACATTCGTATGCGGCTGGTTGACTATTCCCCGGGCTATCTGGCGGATCATTGGTGTGATCGAGGGCATATTCTGTATGTGCTGGAAGGAGAACTTTTTTCCGAACTGAAGGATGGTCGTGAGATCAGGATGACGGCCGGGATGAGTTATATGGTTTCTGATTATGGGGATGTTGCCCATCGTTCCAGAACCAGCACCGGTGTGCGCTTGTTAATCGTTGATTGA
- a CDS encoding DUF1963 domain-containing protein, producing MRNFARRIVRSLYNRLFATPEQLNLPKSMPLDQWPLFARDAYEKLMAQSRPAVGLVPDYDREVPDEAVSSIAGRPSLPEGFDWPEDEDGKPLLFLMQVNYTQHPSLENHPKSGLLVAFMEEYYESARLFYFEDPSILVRRDPPDHIYPDNPFSVNLHRQGAPLDGHLFESQIDWGAAEVDQIVESWWPAEDEDMLPDDEAAIISKMDNELRARLEIDPPYDFYIGGHPVFRQGDPRKFDRGKLLESEVVLQMGSDIRAVNFGDSGTAVFFATPQDLRSMNVSDIGFDCSSL from the coding sequence ATGAGAAATTTTGCGAGACGCATTGTTCGCAGTCTTTACAATCGACTGTTTGCTACCCCGGAACAGCTCAATCTGCCCAAGTCGATGCCTCTGGATCAATGGCCGCTTTTTGCCCGTGATGCCTATGAAAAACTGATGGCACAAAGCCGCCCAGCAGTTGGCCTTGTTCCGGATTATGACCGAGAAGTACCCGATGAAGCTGTTTCATCCATTGCAGGCAGACCGAGCCTGCCGGAAGGCTTCGATTGGCCGGAAGATGAGGATGGCAAACCGCTCCTGTTTCTCATGCAGGTCAATTATACGCAGCACCCATCTCTTGAGAACCATCCCAAATCCGGTCTTCTGGTTGCCTTCATGGAAGAATATTATGAAAGTGCACGCCTGTTCTATTTCGAAGACCCTTCGATATTGGTGCGCCGGGACCCGCCTGATCATATCTATCCGGACAACCCTTTTTCAGTAAATCTGCATAGGCAAGGAGCGCCCTTGGATGGACATCTGTTTGAGAGCCAAATTGATTGGGGTGCCGCCGAGGTTGATCAGATCGTTGAAAGCTGGTGGCCTGCTGAGGACGAAGATATGCTGCCCGACGATGAAGCCGCCATTATCAGCAAGATGGACAATGAGCTGCGCGCCCGGCTTGAGATAGATCCACCCTATGATTTCTATATAGGTGGCCATCCTGTTTTTCGGCAGGGTGATCCGCGTAAATTTGACCGAGGCAAATTGCTGGAAAGTGAAGTCGTCTTGCAGATGGGGTCCGATATCAGAGCCGTCAATTTTGGTGATAGCGGAACAGCGGTCTTTTTCGCCACTCCTCAAGATCTTCGCTCGATGAATGTTTCCGACATCGGGTTCGATTGTTCTTCCTTGTGA
- a CDS encoding TetR/AcrR family transcriptional regulator — translation MNDQKQNQRRREIETAALEILDEKGYRSTSMLQIAKRASASNQTLYAWYGNKQALFKNVIDQNGRRVRDFLHQALDSRQDPLLALEALGIHLLRFTTDSKAIVMNRAAIIDATETGILAEAIEMIGRKEVYALICALMNELIEKGQFKQDLDAEDAANSYISLLLGEIQIRQALGVIPPSTEEEIQSRAARAFDLTCYLYNKTMAKQAP, via the coding sequence ATGAATGACCAGAAACAGAACCAGAGACGCAGAGAAATCGAAACAGCAGCCCTGGAAATATTGGATGAAAAAGGCTATCGCAGCACCAGCATGTTGCAGATAGCCAAGCGCGCATCCGCATCAAACCAGACGCTTTACGCCTGGTATGGCAACAAACAGGCTTTGTTCAAAAACGTCATCGATCAGAACGGCCGCAGGGTGCGCGATTTTTTGCATCAGGCACTCGATAGTCGACAGGATCCATTACTGGCACTGGAAGCTCTTGGGATTCATCTGCTGCGCTTCACCACGGACAGCAAGGCAATCGTCATGAACCGTGCCGCAATCATCGACGCGACCGAGACCGGCATTCTGGCGGAAGCAATTGAAATGATTGGCCGCAAGGAGGTATATGCCCTGATTTGCGCCCTGATGAATGAACTCATTGAAAAAGGGCAATTCAAGCAGGATCTGGATGCAGAGGATGCTGCCAACAGCTATATCAGCCTGTTGCTGGGAGAGATCCAGATACGCCAGGCACTGGGCGTCATACCACCTTCAACAGAGGAAGAAATCCAAAGCCGGGCGGCAAGAGCCTTCGATCTGACCTGCTATCTATACAATAAAACAATGGCGAAGCAGGCACCATGA
- a CDS encoding MarR family winged helix-turn-helix transcriptional regulator has protein sequence MVKKVDDIRIDHIGWRLWDAAAVWKEKFAAEMVAAGHDWYQEARSSVVPYVGMNGTRQADIVARMGLSKQAVQQLIVDLERSDILRRDPDPDDGRGKIVRFTEKGLASQRDSKKAKKKVEDEIRSVLGDEEFDHLMTVLKKIGSDA, from the coding sequence TTGGTCAAGAAGGTTGACGATATTCGCATTGATCATATCGGCTGGCGTCTGTGGGATGCTGCTGCTGTCTGGAAGGAAAAATTTGCCGCCGAGATGGTTGCTGCTGGTCATGACTGGTACCAGGAGGCCCGGTCCAGTGTTGTGCCCTATGTGGGGATGAACGGGACACGGCAGGCTGATATCGTGGCACGAATGGGTCTGAGCAAACAGGCAGTTCAACAGCTTATCGTCGATCTGGAGCGATCTGACATTTTGCGACGGGATCCTGACCCCGATGATGGCCGGGGAAAAATCGTGCGCTTCACTGAAAAAGGTCTGGCATCCCAGCGAGACAGCAAAAAGGCAAAGAAGAAGGTGGAGGATGAGATCAGATCGGTTCTTGGGGATGAGGAATTCGATCACCTGATGACCGTGCTCAAGAAGATTGGTTCCGATGCGTGA
- a CDS encoding DMT family transporter has translation MAINSRKILSGLGWAIIAITIWSGSLVFLRLGVMTSLNAYDLTMLRFGVAALILSPVIFHRTIKTARIRPVSLISMVATFGAPYVLLIAMAMKTAPATAAGALNPGVMAIASLLLGWIIFNDRIGPVRVVGLIITTIGIILFTRADGTVTIGHLILGGTGIMWAIYALIIRRAAIPALHATAIIAVGSALVYLPVYLMILPKQIVSAPIMDVLIQAGFQGILVSIVALYAFNRSTELLGPTAGASLPALIPVATLSLSVLILNETAGADRVASAILVTMGLALILVGPPAMRRLSKFDLYGLNRKKRDTANPIEQSSGDMK, from the coding sequence ATGGCAATCAATTCACGCAAAATTCTGTCAGGCCTCGGCTGGGCTATCATCGCAATCACAATCTGGTCCGGATCATTGGTTTTCTTACGGCTGGGCGTGATGACGAGTCTGAACGCTTATGATCTTACCATGCTGCGATTTGGCGTGGCTGCACTGATCCTCTCACCTGTCATTTTTCACCGCACGATCAAGACGGCTCGAATAAGGCCGGTCAGCCTCATCTCAATGGTGGCCACATTCGGAGCACCCTATGTGTTGCTGATCGCCATGGCTATGAAAACCGCGCCAGCTACAGCTGCAGGAGCGCTCAATCCGGGCGTGATGGCAATCGCCTCTCTACTTCTGGGATGGATAATCTTCAACGACCGGATCGGCCCGGTGCGCGTGGTCGGACTGATCATAACAACAATTGGGATCATTCTGTTTACCCGTGCTGACGGGACTGTCACAATCGGACATCTGATCTTGGGCGGAACCGGCATCATGTGGGCAATCTATGCTCTGATTATCCGCCGCGCTGCCATCCCCGCATTGCATGCAACAGCAATCATTGCTGTAGGTTCGGCCCTTGTCTATCTGCCTGTCTATCTCATGATCTTGCCCAAACAGATAGTCTCTGCTCCAATCATGGATGTATTGATACAGGCCGGTTTTCAGGGCATTCTGGTCAGCATTGTTGCTCTCTATGCCTTCAACCGATCCACTGAACTGCTAGGCCCTACCGCCGGTGCCAGCCTCCCCGCCCTGATCCCGGTCGCAACCCTCAGCCTCAGTGTTCTTATTCTGAATGAGACCGCAGGAGCAGATCGGGTTGCATCCGCAATATTGGTCACCATGGGTCTGGCCCTGATCCTTGTCGGACCACCAGCAATGCGCAGACTTTCAAAGTTTGATCTTTATGGCTTGAACAGAAAAAAGAGAGACACCGCAAACCCGATAGAACAGTCATCAGGGGATATGAAGTGA
- a CDS encoding DUF6920 family protein: MTILRYVGYGVGLIVALLSGYVMYQSNQTENDILAFRERVIEIATRSPAPKFDPMQVSDLPEPVQRYFAYVFRGPIQPYKAVRLEAAGDFRRPLMEHFEPTTAEQVIAIGAPALMFSATTPIYPGVWARPYDFFAEGEMEMKAKIMSTITVVDEKESTELNRISLRRWLLESPLYPLALLPGGPVTWEAVDAMTARAIIRADGLQADLLFHFNAEGQITYLSAEQDGDLTTPYHGSGEHVTRTNYRQVSGMMIPHSFTISRAAGGKVFPFFEAKLTSIAFE, from the coding sequence ATGACAATTTTACGTTATGTTGGATATGGCGTCGGGCTGATTGTTGCCCTGTTATCTGGCTATGTAATGTATCAGTCCAACCAGACTGAAAATGATATTCTGGCCTTTCGGGAACGGGTGATCGAGATTGCGACCAGATCACCGGCTCCAAAATTCGACCCCATGCAGGTGTCCGATCTGCCGGAACCTGTGCAGCGCTATTTCGCTTACGTTTTTCGTGGACCGATCCAGCCCTATAAGGCTGTCAGGCTTGAGGCTGCGGGGGATTTTCGTCGTCCGCTGATGGAGCATTTTGAGCCGACCACTGCCGAACAGGTGATTGCCATCGGTGCCCCTGCCTTGATGTTTTCTGCTACTACACCAATCTATCCCGGTGTCTGGGCGCGCCCTTATGATTTTTTTGCCGAGGGTGAGATGGAGATGAAGGCCAAGATCATGTCTACCATCACGGTGGTTGATGAAAAGGAATCTACGGAGTTGAACCGAATTTCCCTACGTCGCTGGCTGCTGGAAAGCCCGCTTTATCCGCTGGCCTTGCTACCCGGTGGTCCTGTGACATGGGAGGCGGTGGATGCGATGACTGCGCGGGCGATCATTCGCGCCGATGGGTTGCAGGCGGATCTGCTGTTTCACTTCAATGCAGAGGGGCAGATCACGTATTTATCGGCAGAGCAGGATGGGGATCTGACAACGCCCTATCACGGATCCGGCGAACATGTCACTCGAACGAATTATCGTCAGGTCAGTGGAATGATGATTCCGCACAGCTTTACGATCTCCCGTGCAGCAGGGGGCAAGGTTTTCCCTTTCTTTGAGGCCAAACTTACCAGCATTGCCTTTGAATAG
- a CDS encoding GNAT family N-acetyltransferase produces MSTKIIFTQLSEVEPGDILAHMCDPKVAEHMPLLTSNWDMNAVSKFVATKEECWKRDGLGHWAILADEDYIGWGGFQREGDEWDFGLVLKPDAFGLGIRITRKAIDFALADERIPFVTFLLPPSRKNLGALERLGAQFVNKISYDGSVFLKYRLNTER; encoded by the coding sequence ATGAGCACCAAAATCATCTTCACTCAATTGTCCGAAGTCGAACCCGGCGATATCCTCGCTCACATGTGTGATCCAAAGGTGGCCGAACACATGCCGTTGTTGACATCCAATTGGGACATGAACGCCGTGAGCAAATTTGTCGCTACCAAGGAAGAATGCTGGAAGCGCGATGGATTGGGACATTGGGCCATATTAGCAGACGAAGACTATATAGGCTGGGGCGGCTTTCAAAGGGAAGGAGATGAATGGGATTTTGGTCTGGTTCTCAAACCGGACGCTTTTGGGTTGGGCATACGCATTACGAGAAAAGCAATTGACTTTGCCCTTGCCGATGAGCGCATTCCATTCGTAACTTTTCTTCTGCCGCCATCACGCAAAAATCTGGGAGCGCTCGAAAGGCTCGGCGCGCAGTTTGTCAACAAGATCAGCTATGACGGATCAGTCTTCCTCAAATACCGACTGAATACAGAACGCTAA
- a CDS encoding LysR family transcriptional regulator: MVQDISTLKSDAAYPAIQRTLNLDALRSFVAICETGSFRRAAERVHKSPSAVSLQIGKLEEQLGSRLLDRDARHVALTDQGAILLGQARRLLGLNDETLALFQRSELAGRLRLSAPHDLGVSLVPHLLRRLAEVHPDIHVDVWLGKSETVQMGIKDGSVNLALFNNVGTSAIPAQELFSEPLKWLVLDGGSAIQQEPLPLAVAEVGCAWRDAALKALEAAGRDYRVAYSSDTSMGQVAALRADLAIAALPQSLVDRDLVEAPSHHDLPQLPLTHIRVADDGSELAKAFVKLIMADMRSSSVFAAK; encoded by the coding sequence ATGGTGCAGGATATATCAACGTTAAAATCTGATGCAGCTTATCCCGCGATACAGCGGACGCTCAATCTGGATGCCCTTCGTAGCTTTGTCGCCATTTGTGAGACTGGCTCATTTCGACGTGCCGCGGAGCGGGTTCATAAATCTCCTTCGGCTGTCAGCCTGCAGATAGGCAAGCTTGAGGAACAGCTTGGTTCCCGTTTGCTGGATCGGGATGCGCGTCATGTGGCATTGACGGATCAGGGCGCGATCTTGCTTGGTCAGGCACGCCGTCTTTTAGGATTGAATGACGAAACGCTTGCTCTGTTTCAACGATCAGAACTTGCTGGCAGGCTGCGCTTGTCCGCACCTCACGATCTTGGTGTCTCTCTTGTGCCGCATCTTTTGCGGCGGCTGGCCGAAGTACATCCGGATATTCATGTTGATGTTTGGTTGGGCAAGAGCGAAACAGTGCAAATGGGCATAAAGGATGGGTCCGTCAATCTTGCATTGTTCAACAATGTCGGGACCTCGGCTATTCCGGCTCAGGAGTTGTTTTCGGAGCCACTGAAATGGCTGGTTCTGGACGGTGGGAGCGCCATTCAACAAGAACCTCTTCCCCTTGCTGTGGCTGAGGTGGGATGTGCCTGGCGTGATGCGGCCTTGAAAGCCTTGGAAGCCGCTGGTCGGGATTATCGAGTGGCGTATTCCAGCGATACGTCGATGGGACAGGTGGCAGCACTCAGGGCGGATCTTGCTATCGCGGCGTTGCCGCAGTCGCTTGTGGATCGTGATCTGGTCGAGGCACCATCACATCATGATCTGCCGCAACTGCCGCTCACGCATATTCGTGTGGCAGATGATGGCAGTGAACTGGCGAAAGCGTTCGTCAAATTGATCATGGCCGATATGCGTTCGAGCTCGGTTTTCGCCGCGAAGTGA